One Camelina sativa cultivar DH55 chromosome 3, Cs, whole genome shotgun sequence genomic window carries:
- the LOC104777669 gene encoding probable protein phosphatase 2C 12, whose translation MSTKGEHHTVPLSVLLKRESANEKIDNPELIHGQANQSKKGEDFTLVKTECQRVMGDGVTTFSVYGLFDGHNGSAAAIYTKENLLNNVLAAIPSDLNRDEWVAALPRALVAGFVKTDKDFQERARTSGTTVTFVIVEGWVVSVASVGDSRCILEPAEGGVYHLSADHRLEINEEERDRVTASGGEVGRLNTGGGTEIGPLRCWPGGLCLSRSIGDLDVGEYIVPVPYVKQVKLSSAGGRLIISSDGVWDAISAEEALDCCRGLPPESSAEHIVKEAVGKKGLRDDTTCIVVDILPLEKPAASVPPPKKQGKGMLKSMFKRKTSDSSSNIEKEYAEPDVVEELFEEGSAMLSERLDTKYPLCNMFKLFMCAVCQVEVKPGEGVSIHAGSDNCRKLRPWDGPFLCASCQDKKDAMEGKRSSGDRHSSESD comes from the exons ATGTCAACAAAGGGAGAACATCATACAGTTCCGCTTTCTGTATTGCTAAAGCGTGAATCAGCAAATGAAAAGATAGATAATCCTGAACTTATACACGGCCAGGCTAACCAAAGCAAGAAAGGAGAGGATTTTACTCTTGTTAAGACAGAGTGCCAACGGGTCATGGGAGATGGCGTTACTACCTTCTCAGTTTATGGG CTTTTTGATGGACACAATGGTTCTGCAGCAGCTATCTACACTAAGGAGAACCTTCTGAACAATGTTTTAGCTGCAATACCCTCTGATCTTAACAGAGATGAGTGGGTTGCGGCACTTCCTAGGGCTTTGGTTGCAGGATTTGTGAAAACTGATAAAGATTTCCAGGAAAGAG CAAGGACGTCTGGAACGACAGTAACTTTTGTCATAGTAGAAGGATGGGTGGTGAGTGTTGCATCTGTTGGTGACTCTCGTTGCATACTTGAGCCTGCTGAGGGCGGTGTATATCATTTGTCTGCTGATCATCGTCTTGAAATAAACGAAGAAGA gCGAGATCGAGTCACTGCAAGTGGTGGTGAAGTTGGTCGGTTAAATACTGGTGGTGGTACTGAG ATTGGTCCTCTTAGATGTTGGCCTGGTGGTCTGTGTCTCTCAAGATCCATTGGAGATCTGGATGTTGGCGAATACATTGTTCCAGTTCCTTATGTCAAGCAAGTCAAG TTGTCTTCAGCTGGTGGTCGACTTATAATCTCAAGTGATGGTGTGTGGGATGCAATATCTGCAGAAGAGGCTCTTGATTGTTGCCGGGGTTTGCCACCTGAATCTTCCGCAGAGCATATTGTTAAA GAAGCTGTGGGGAAAAAAGGTCTTCGCGATGATACAACCTGTATTGTTGTTGATATATTGCCACTAGAAAAACCGGCTGCTTCGGTGCCACCTCCGAAAAAGCAAGGGAAAGGAATGCTAAAGTCCatgttcaaaagaaaaacatctgACTCCTCTTCTAATATTGAGAAAGAGTATGCAGAACCTGATGTAGTTGAAGAACTGTTTGAAGAGGGCTCTGCCATGCTTTCAGAAAG ATTAGATACAAAGTACCCGCTTTGCAATATGTTTAAGTTGTTCATGTGTGCTGTGTGTCAAGTAGAAGTGAAACCTGGAGAAGGTGTCTCAATCCATGCAGGATCGGATAATTGCCGTAAGCTTCGTCCGTGGGATGGTCCATTCCTATGCGCTAGTTGCCAAGATAAGAAAGACGCAATGGAAGGAAAAAGATCATCGGGAG ATAGACATAGTAGTGAGAGCGACTAG
- the LOC104777670 gene encoding putative F-box protein At1g47390 encodes MDEEKLPCELIEETLFRVPPKSLVRFRTVSKQWNSLFDDKTFINNHKMTYRFILATKSKFYSVSITPKIQVRELTLDIPYLESHTPKKLVDCNGFLLCGMDKGAVVWNPWLGQTRWIELNQPSLYFNGVGYEYGNRRLLESGYKTLVSYQKESDPTKTIWQIHDISSNELKDIVLESGGGSSSSSTTKEENNANIHGESVSLNGMLYWVASYQKNNSTLFLISFNFSKERFYKFSDLSCGENHHCDVLVLKVFKGDRFSLLKQYHLTKKIEIWVTKNKIIENRCCGDVEWMNFMEVSTPNLPDLVRPSYYIENKRLVVCSCDKTGQAWIYVMGDKKLITKVQIDSMVDPSPLHCTYFPSLVSVPRGQKEAALQV; translated from the coding sequence ATGGATGAGGAGAAGCTTCCCTGTGAGTTGATTGAAGAGACGCTCTTTCGTGTCCCTCCTAAATCTCTTGTTCGCTTCAGAACCGTTTCTAAGCAATGGAACTCCCTTTTCGACGATAAGACGTTCATCAACAACCACAAGATGACATATCGATTCATCCTAGCAACCAAATCCAAGTTCTACTCGGTAAGCATCACTCCAAAGATACAAGTGCGTGAGCTAACTTTAGATATTCCCTATTTAGAATCACATACACCTAAGAAATTGGTAGATTGCAATGGGTTCTTGCTGTGTGGCATGGATAAAGGAGCcgtggtttggaacccgtgGTTAGGACAGACTAGATGGATCGAGCTTAACCAACCTAGTTTGTATTTCAATGGAGTAGGTTATGAGTATGGTAACAGGAGACTTTTGGAGAGTGGTTACAAGACCCTTGTGTCTTATCAGAAGGAATCAGACCCTACCAAAACAATTTGGCAAATCCATGACATTTCCTCCAATGAGTTGAAAGACATAGTGTTGGAATCTGGTggtggtagtagtagtagtagtactactaAGGAAGAAAATAATGCTAATATACACGGCGAAAGTGTATCACTGAATGGAATGTTGTATTGGGTTGCTTCTTATCAAAAGAATAATTCCACGTTATTCCTAATTTCCTTCAATTTTTCCAAGGAACGTTTTTACAAGTTCTCTGATCTATCATGCGGGGAGAACCATCATTGCGATGTTCTTGTTCTTAAGGTTTTTAAGGGAGATCGGTTTTCGTTGTTAAAGCAATACCATCTAACAAAAAAGATTGAGATTTGGGTGACCAAGAACAAGATTATTGAAAACCGTTGCTGTGGAGATGTGGAATGGATGAATTTCATGGAAGTGTCAACTCCTAACTTGCCGGATTTAGTACGGCCAAGTTACTATATCGAGAATAAAAGGCTCGTCGTGTGTTCTTGCGATAAAACTGGTCAAGCTTGGATCTATGTTATGGGGGACAAGAAGTTGATCACTAAAGTTCAAATAGATTCTATGGTTGATCCCTCGCCTTTGCATTGTACCTATTTCCCCAGTTTGGTCTCAGTTCCTCGAGGTCAAAAAGAGGCAGCATTACAAGTTTGA